A part of Corynebacterium afermentans subsp. lipophilum genomic DNA contains:
- a CDS encoding TIGR03085 family metal-binding protein, giving the protein MSFAQKERERLAQLLLQVGPDAPTLNEGWNTRDLAVHLLIRESKPAAAPGIFVNALSGITEKETEKQQARPYEDVVREWAAGPPVWLKPLNSAMNTSEHFIHHEDVRRGGGVVEPREFSQVINEELFALAKRFGKLTLRNAPVPVILTPPTMPPATIGDKAGVAERGDNVLRVSGDPGELLLWASGRDAAKVELTGAVEAFEGFDIKM; this is encoded by the coding sequence ATGTCTTTTGCGCAGAAGGAACGTGAACGCCTCGCTCAGTTGCTGCTTCAGGTCGGCCCCGATGCGCCGACGCTAAATGAAGGCTGGAATACCCGAGACCTCGCAGTGCACCTGCTCATCCGCGAGTCCAAGCCGGCCGCGGCCCCGGGAATCTTCGTGAATGCGCTGTCCGGCATCACCGAGAAGGAGACGGAGAAGCAGCAAGCCCGCCCGTACGAAGACGTCGTGCGCGAGTGGGCTGCCGGCCCGCCCGTGTGGCTCAAGCCGCTGAACTCCGCAATGAACACCTCCGAGCACTTCATTCACCACGAAGACGTGCGCCGGGGTGGGGGAGTGGTTGAGCCTCGCGAGTTCTCCCAAGTCATCAACGAGGAACTATTTGCGCTGGCGAAGCGCTTTGGCAAGCTGACGCTTCGTAACGCGCCGGTGCCCGTGATCTTGACTCCGCCGACGATGCCGCCTGCGACCATCGGCGACAAGGCTGGGGTCGCCGAGCGCGGAGACAACGTGCTGCGGGTGTCGGGCGATCCTGGCGAGCTACTGCTGTGGGCGTCCGGTCGCGATGCCGCCAAGGTGGAGCTGACTGGTGCCGTGGAGGCGTTCGAGGGGTTCGATATCAAGATGTGA